The nucleotide window GGCCGTGACGGAGATGGACTCCGGCGCGCTCAAGGCGCTGCTCAAGTTCACCGACGGCGCGGGCGCGGACGCGCTCAACACCACCATCAAGGGCCTGGGCCCGCTGCTGGACACGGCGGGCAGCAAGCTCGTGGGCCAGGGCCTCAAGGTGATGGAGAAGGTGCTGGGCAAGGTCGGCGTGGAGATCACCGGCGAAGTGGCCGAGAAGGTCTTCAAGAACCTGGCGAAGGTCGTCCCGGTGGCGGGCGCGCTGCCCAACGCCATCGACGCGGCGAAGTTCGAGAAGGAGTCGCTGGAGCTGCACGGCAAGAACAACGACCTGGGCTACTTCGCGCACACCATCGCGGCGTTGAACGTCGCGGACGCGGGCCTGGGCATCGCGTTGGACCTCACCGGCGTGGGCGTGGCCGCGGACGTGGGCGCCAGCGTGCTGCTGGGCGCGGCGGAGCTGGCGATGGACATCGGCTTCCACCAGGAGAAGGCGAAGTACGAGGCCGACCCGGAGGGCTACGAGGCCCCGGGCTGGATGAAGGCCGTGAACATCGCGGGCGCCGCGGCCCAGGGTCCGGCGGGCCTGGCGCACATGGCCGCGTACTACGGGCCGGAGGGCGCCGCGCAGCTCCTGCAGTGGGGCGTGGAGACGGCCGCCAAGGGCGCGGTGAAGCTCGCCGAGTTCGTGGGCGTGTCGCAGGCGGAGGCGGCGGGGGATGGCCTGAAGACGGGCGCGGCCGTCATCCACAAGCTGGCGGACGTGGTGCGCAACCCGTCCAAGTACGGCGAGGCCGTGGTCAAGCAGGCCACCGAGGCCTTCAACACCGCCATCGAGAAGGGCGGCGAGCTGGCGAAGGAGGCCCAGAAGGTCCTGGGCAGCGTCGTCGACGAGGCGAAGAAGCTGGGAGAGAAGGGCCTGGAGACGCTCAAGTACATCGCGCAGAACCCCGGCGCGGCCGCGAAGAAGGCGCTCGAGGGCATCAAGAGCATCGTTGACTCGGGCGTGGACCTGGCCACCCAGGCCGGCAAGGACCTCTACAAGAAGGCCGTCTCCACGCTGAACGACCTGAAGGCCGGCTACGACAAGCTGACCGGCGCCGCGAAGGAGAAGGCGAAGGAGCTCATCGACGGGGCGACGGCGCTCGTCTCCAGCACGGTGAACAAGGCGAAGCAGCTGGGGGAGAAGGGCCTGGAGCTGCTGGCCTGGACGGCCAACAACCCCGGCGAGGCCGCCACCAAGGCCAAGGAGGCCCTCACCGACGTCCTGGCCAAGGGCGGCGAGCTGGCGAAGAAGGCCTGGAACACCGTGAAGGACCTGGGGGCCCAGGGCGCCCAGCTGGCGGAGAACCTGGTGAAGGGCCTGGCCAACGCCGGCGAGAAGGCCGTGGAGACGCTCAAGTACATCGCGGAGAACCCGGGCGCGGCCCTGACGAAGGCGGGCGAGTGGGTCGGCAGCACGCTGTCGAGCATGGCCCGCAAGGGCGGCGAGGCGGCCAAGGCCGCGGCCGGCGCCATCAAGGACTTCGTCGACAACCGCGTGGAGTGGGCCAAGGACTTCGCCAAGGACCTGCTCAAGGACGGCGTGGAGTCCTTCATGAACGTCGCCAAGGCCTGGAAGGACAACCTCACCGAAGGCGGCAAGGCGCTGCTCGTCGCCGTCGCGGACCTGCAGGACGCGGGCGTGGACGCGCTCAAGGACCTGGCGGGCGCGGGCGGGCAGCTCGCGGAGGCCGCCGTGGGCCACCTGGACGACCTGGCGCGCAAGGGCATTGAAACGGCCAAGGACGCGCTGGAGGGGCTCGCGAGCCTTCCCGGCGAAGTCGGCAAGCTCGCGGGCGACGCCTTCAACTCCGTGAAGGACTTCCTGGACGACCTCATCCCGGACGACATCCCCGGCGTCCCCTTCATCTAGTCAGATTGTAGCTTTCCGCCATGACGGGGCCTGCCTCCAACGCGGAGGCAGGCCCCGTCTGCTTTTCTGGCCTCGGTGGACTTTTCCGTTAATCGCGGTGCGTCATGGGTGTGAATCCAGACGGACCCACGGTGTCCGTGTCACCCAGCCGTGACAAAGCGCTCAAGGCAGACATGTTTGAGCGGAAAATTTCATTCTGGTTAAACTGTGAGATCTTAAATTTCGGATCTCACGCAACTCACTGGGAGTGATCTGGATAATCGGGACAGGAAACACAGCCGCTACCGAGGAATTCACGCATGAGCCTGTCCGCGACCACGTCCCAGCGCACGAACTCAGTTGCTTCGACTCGTTCTCAGGGAGTGACGGCGACGTCGGCGCGCAATGACGCCGCGAACCCGAACGCCATCCTCTCGCAGTACACGCCGACGGGCGCGTCCGCGCGCACGGCACGCCAGGACGGACACCAGGCGGGAGTGGACGCGTCGAAGAAGATGGCGCAGGCGGACCTGCCCCGCATCCTGCCGTACAAGGCGGCCATCGAGGCGGCGGCGCAGAAGCACGGCGTGCCCCCGGCGCTGCTGGCGGCCATCGCGAGCCGCGAGTCGCGCGGTGGCGCGGCCCTGGACCGGACGGGCCACGGTGACGCGGGCAACGGCTTTGGCCTGATGCAGGTGGATCACCGCTACCACTCGACGAAGGGCGGGCCCACCAGCGCCGCGCACATCGACCAGGCGGCGGGCATCCTCAAGGGCTACCTGAACGACGTGAAGAAGGCGCACCCGGACTGGCCGGAGGCGCAGCAGCTGCGCGGCGCGGTGGCGGCCTACAACTTCGGCCCCAAGAACGTGAAGACCCAGGGTGGGATGGACCAGGGCACCACGGGCAACGACTACTCCAACGACGTCTGGGCGCGCGCGCAGGCGCTGGCGCCGAGCTTCGGTGGCGCGCCCGTGGGCGGCAACACCACGACCCAGCCTTCCTCCACCGGCACGAACACCCGCCCGACGCAGACGGCGGACTCCTTCGACCAGGGCGGCCCCAAGCGCTGGACCACCGCGCCGTCGCTGGCGCAGGTGCAGGCGGGCGGCGTGAAGCTGAGCGAGGGCATGCAGGGCCCCGCGGTGAAGCAGATCCAGGAGATGCTGGGCATCCCGGCGGACGGCAAGTACGGCCCCGTCACCCGCAAGGCCGTGGCGGAGTTCCAGAAGGCCCATGACCTGCGCCCGGGCACGGCGGAGGGCCACGTGGGGCCCACCACGCTGCGGACGCTGCAGGGCAACCGCGGCACGAACACCGGCAACACCACCGGTGGCACGAACACGGGCAACACGACGAACGGGACGAACACCGGCAACAGCACCACCGCGACGAACAACAACGGCGCGGTGCTGGGCAATGGCGTGCGCATCAACACGAACGACCCCACGCTGAAGAAGCTGGCCACCTCGCACCTGAACAACGGCGCGACGGGCTACTGCGTGCGCACGACGCTGGACAACATGACCCGCCTGGGCATCCCGAACACCCCCGCGGCCACGGGCAACGACCCGAACAACCCGCGCGGCGGCATGGCGCAGATGCTGCGCAAGGGCTGGGACTCCATCCCGTTCCCCGGCTCGCGTCAGCAGACCATCAAGAGCCCGTACGGCAACGCCACCGCGAACGTGGTGACCGCGGACCAGTACAAGAAGCTCGTCGCGGAGGGCAAGGTCCCGGACGGCGCCATCATCTTCCAGTCGCGCCACGGCTGGGACTACAGCGGCGGCTCCAAGGGCAACGACATGGGCGTCGTGCGCAACGGCGGCAAGACGACGCACAACTACAAGGACATGCCGTCCATCATCTACTCGGACTGCAAGGAAGTCGTGATCCTCGTCCCGAAGGGCGCCATCCAGCGCGACTGATGAGGGCCCGGTAGGCCTTGTCCCAGGAAGCCCGGTCCGGTGACGGATCGGGCTTTCTTCATTGCGGGCAGGGGAGCCCCGGGGCTCACGCGGCCGGCTTCGCGAGCAGCTCCGACCCCCACCTCTTCGCCGCCTCCAGCAGCTCATCCGACAGCTTCGTGCCCCGGACGGCGCGCGACAGTGACAGGGCGCCGTACATGAGCGCGATGGCCACCAGGGCCTTCTCGCGGTGGCGCGCCCCGGGGCCCAGCAGCTCCGCGAAGGACTGGGTGAACCCCTGCAGCTCCGCCTCCAGCGCGCCCCGGTACGGCTCTCCGGTGCGCGACACGTCCGCGACGATGCTGGGCAGCGGGCAGGTGGGGGCGGCGGCGTCGCGGTGCTTGCGCGACAGGTAGCCCTCCAGCACCCGCGCTGCGGGGGCCTGGGGCGCGTCCTCCTTCGCCTTGCGCACCAGCTTGTTCCACACCGTGCGCGTGGTGCCCCGGAGCGTCTCCGTGAACAGGTGCTCCTTGGACTCGAAGTGCCCGTAGAAGCCGCCCACCGTGAGTCCCGCACCCTTCATCACGTCCATGATGGAGCTGGCCTGGATGCCCCGCTCCAGCAGCAACGCGGCGGCGGACGCGAGGATGGCGTCATGCGACTTCTGCTTCTGCTCCGTCTTCTGGGTCATGGCGGGTGACAGTAGTGATATTTCGACCATCATCCGTCAAGCCACCATGAGGCGGGCGGGCAGGCTCAGGGCCTCTTCTTGCGCGAGCCGTCCTCGTAGAACGCGTCGTCCTCTACCAGTCCGCCGTCCGGGTTCCAGCGCTTGCGCGCGGTGACGCGGTCCTTCGCCCACTGCGAGTCCTCCACGAGGACGCCGTTGTCGGCCCAGACCTGGCGCTGGCCCTCGGACCTGCCCTGGACGAAGTGCTCGCGCGACTGCGCGCCCCCGTCGGGGAAGAAGGACTCCGTCACGCCGTGGGGCTCGAAGCGGTGCTTGCCTTCGTCCAGGGCCAGGGCCTGCCGCTGGCGCAGCGAGCCGTCGTCCTCGAACTGGGACTCCACCGCGCGTTCACCGGTGACGACGAACTCGCTCTTGCGCTCGCCGTTCTGGAAGTACTCCACGCGCTTGAGCTTCTTGCGGTCCTTCCAGGTGGTGACGAGCTTCCTGGCGCCGTCCTTGAAGTACTCCGTCTCTTCGCCCTCCATCTGCCCCTTGGCGTACGTCGTCGAGCGGCGAGGGATCGCGCCGGAGTACACGGTGCTCAGCCCGTCGCGCAGGCCGGCGGCGTAGGAGCTGGCGCTGGTGCGCTGGCCCTGGTCGTCGAAGGACTCCGTCACGCCTTCGCGCAGGCCGTTCTTCAGGGGGATGACGGACTTCTTCTGGCCGTTCGCGTGGAAGAACACGAGCGGGGAGGGGCCCTTCCAGACGCAGTCCTTGATGCCCGCCTCGCGCGAGGACTGGAGGCCGCAGCCGGCCTCCTTCAGCCGCCCGGTGTCGTCGTAGTCCGCGTAGGTGCTCTTCGTGTCCTCGGGCTGCCGGTCCACGCGGTGGGACACCTTGCCATTGGGGTGGTAGCGCACGCCTTCGCCGCGCTCGTTGTCGTCGGCGTAGGTGGACGTCTCCAGCAGCCGGCCGTCTTCGTAGCGCTTGAAGCCACCGTGTCGCTTGTTGGCT belongs to Corallococcus soli and includes:
- a CDS encoding Dauer Up-regulated — its product is MSRPVDGGAAAAAAAAAAAAAAAAARAAAEAAARAAAAKAAADAAAKAAAENAAKQQPKQPQVQLFKKDDFSTGNVNSRGANRLTGESAPPFAPPGPGGAGATPVAANAADPRNAQVNAEAPQGTPPRADALPATPEELPKLFPELKEKGKEDLKKAYDALNTLGTGTFSERATALGELASQFPETVPNALERLGVKDDKLAKLATNAEALSSLGTLSDPKKTPVEKAQAALTLAKSAGDILKPEDLKGVLDTALKGLPASEKLVGAIGKWTDPNASATDKARATLELGKALKDFAGEKFPDLANDLRKLDGSLRAAGAAITLADPNAPLQDKALAAAQLLAEVPDLKKDLKAFTDLLRNAGVKNASEVAQQGTRLAEVAVKGLDPALASKLTPQQLEKLNAAATKLGGPGSLESALKGITDPKALDNLVGQLGTLDAAAGKRLVSALGGMEHKVLNEVLSDPKLTEQFAKLAGKLDDDAGKVLARAVTEMDSGALKALLKFTDGAGADALNTTIKGLGPLLDTAGSKLVGQGLKVMEKVLGKVGVEITGEVAEKVFKNLAKVVPVAGALPNAIDAAKFEKESLELHGKNNDLGYFAHTIAALNVADAGLGIALDLTGVGVAADVGASVLLGAAELAMDIGFHQEKAKYEADPEGYEAPGWMKAVNIAGAAAQGPAGLAHMAAYYGPEGAAQLLQWGVETAAKGAVKLAEFVGVSQAEAAGDGLKTGAAVIHKLADVVRNPSKYGEAVVKQATEAFNTAIEKGGELAKEAQKVLGSVVDEAKKLGEKGLETLKYIAQNPGAAAKKALEGIKSIVDSGVDLATQAGKDLYKKAVSTLNDLKAGYDKLTGAAKEKAKELIDGATALVSSTVNKAKQLGEKGLELLAWTANNPGEAATKAKEALTDVLAKGGELAKKAWNTVKDLGAQGAQLAENLVKGLANAGEKAVETLKYIAENPGAALTKAGEWVGSTLSSMARKGGEAAKAAAGAIKDFVDNRVEWAKDFAKDLLKDGVESFMNVAKAWKDNLTEGGKALLVAVADLQDAGVDALKDLAGAGGQLAEAAVGHLDDLARKGIETAKDALEGLASLPGEVGKLAGDAFNSVKDFLDDLIPDDIPGVPFI
- a CDS encoding toxin-antitoxin system YwqK family antitoxin, yielding MRAPPVIRLVVLSASLLALPSWAVEDCQFKGKPINLDNGNSTAGITGTVRCVDRDTKKESHTVAYRDGKKDGWEVRRWSDGRAVEQEYKANKRHGGFKRYEDGRLLETSTYADDNERGEGVRYHPNGKVSHRVDRQPEDTKSTYADYDDTGRLKEAGCGLQSSREAGIKDCVWKGPSPLVFFHANGQKKSVIPLKNGLREGVTESFDDQGQRTSASSYAAGLRDGLSTVYSGAIPRRSTTYAKGQMEGEETEYFKDGARKLVTTWKDRKKLKRVEYFQNGERKSEFVVTGERAVESQFEDDGSLRQRQALALDEGKHRFEPHGVTESFFPDGGAQSREHFVQGRSEGQRQVWADNGVLVEDSQWAKDRVTARKRWNPDGGLVEDDAFYEDGSRKKRP
- a CDS encoding TetR/AcrR family transcriptional regulator; this encodes MTQKTEQKQKSHDAILASAAALLLERGIQASSIMDVMKGAGLTVGGFYGHFESKEHLFTETLRGTTRTVWNKLVRKAKEDAPQAPAARVLEGYLSRKHRDAAAPTCPLPSIVADVSRTGEPYRGALEAELQGFTQSFAELLGPGARHREKALVAIALMYGALSLSRAVRGTKLSDELLEAAKRWGSELLAKPAA
- a CDS encoding peptidoglycan-binding protein gives rise to the protein MSLSATTSQRTNSVASTRSQGVTATSARNDAANPNAILSQYTPTGASARTARQDGHQAGVDASKKMAQADLPRILPYKAAIEAAAQKHGVPPALLAAIASRESRGGAALDRTGHGDAGNGFGLMQVDHRYHSTKGGPTSAAHIDQAAGILKGYLNDVKKAHPDWPEAQQLRGAVAAYNFGPKNVKTQGGMDQGTTGNDYSNDVWARAQALAPSFGGAPVGGNTTTQPSSTGTNTRPTQTADSFDQGGPKRWTTAPSLAQVQAGGVKLSEGMQGPAVKQIQEMLGIPADGKYGPVTRKAVAEFQKAHDLRPGTAEGHVGPTTLRTLQGNRGTNTGNTTGGTNTGNTTNGTNTGNSTTATNNNGAVLGNGVRINTNDPTLKKLATSHLNNGATGYCVRTTLDNMTRLGIPNTPAATGNDPNNPRGGMAQMLRKGWDSIPFPGSRQQTIKSPYGNATANVVTADQYKKLVAEGKVPDGAIIFQSRHGWDYSGGSKGNDMGVVRNGGKTTHNYKDMPSIIYSDCKEVVILVPKGAIQRD